Proteins from one Mycobacterium sp. SMC-2 genomic window:
- a CDS encoding amidohydrolase family protein, whose product MRVRGVGLPDETPAELWIVDGRISTEPVAGADTVFGASGGGWIVPGLVDAHCHVGLGEHGEIPLDDAIAQAEIERDVGALLLRDCGAPTDTRSLDDLDDLPRIIRAGKHLARPKRYAAGFSRELEDEWHLPDAVAQEARRGDGWIKLVGDWIDRSVGDLAPLWSDDVLKAAIETAHAHGARVTAHVFSEDALPGLINAGIDCIEHGTGLTDDTIALMVEHGTVLVPTLVNIVENFPGIADAAAAKYPTYAAHMRDLHARGLPRIAAAREAGVPIYAGSDAGTMVAPGRIADEVEALKRIGMSATEALGAACWDARRWLGRPGLDHGASADLLCYSEDPRSGPATLRRPDLVILRGKVFRPAA is encoded by the coding sequence ATGCGCGTGCGAGGTGTCGGGCTGCCCGACGAGACCCCGGCGGAGCTGTGGATCGTCGACGGCCGCATCAGCACGGAACCCGTCGCCGGGGCGGACACCGTCTTCGGGGCTTCTGGGGGCGGCTGGATCGTGCCCGGGCTGGTCGACGCCCACTGTCACGTCGGCCTCGGTGAGCACGGCGAGATCCCGCTCGACGACGCGATCGCCCAAGCCGAAATCGAACGTGACGTCGGTGCGCTGCTGCTGCGCGACTGCGGCGCACCCACCGACACCCGCAGCCTGGACGACCTCGACGATCTGCCGCGCATCATCCGGGCCGGCAAACATCTGGCCAGGCCCAAGCGCTATGCGGCGGGCTTCTCGCGCGAACTCGAAGATGAGTGGCACCTGCCCGACGCGGTGGCGCAAGAGGCGCGCCGGGGGGACGGCTGGATCAAGCTTGTCGGCGACTGGATCGATCGCAGCGTCGGCGACCTGGCCCCGCTGTGGTCCGACGACGTGCTCAAGGCCGCGATCGAGACCGCGCACGCCCACGGCGCCCGTGTCACCGCGCACGTCTTCAGCGAGGACGCGCTGCCGGGGCTGATCAACGCCGGCATCGACTGCATCGAACACGGCACCGGCCTCACCGACGACACCATCGCGCTGATGGTCGAGCATGGCACCGTCCTGGTCCCCACGCTGGTCAACATCGTCGAGAACTTCCCCGGTATCGCCGATGCCGCCGCCGCGAAGTATCCGACTTACGCCGCCCACATGCGCGACCTGCACGCCCGGGGCCTGCCGCGGATCGCCGCGGCGCGGGAGGCGGGCGTGCCGATCTACGCCGGAAGCGACGCCGGCACCATGGTCGCGCCCGGGCGCATCGCCGACGAGGTCGAGGCGCTCAAGCGCATCGGCATGAGCGCGACCGAGGCGTTGGGTGCGGCGTGCTGGGACGCGCGCCGCTGGCTGGGCCGGCCGGGGCTCGACCACGGCGCGTCGGCCGACCTGCTGTGCTACTCCGAGGACCCGCGGTCCGGGCCGGCCACGCTGCGCCGTCCGGACCTGGTGATATTGCGCGGCAAGGTGTTTCGGCCGGCGGCCTAG
- a CDS encoding alpha/beta hydrolase translates to MLEVIDKGSSSPEHPVPLLFVHGGWHGAWCWEHFLDFFAERGYRAVALSLRGHGASPTAKPLHKVSIADYIDDVRSVAEDLGGGPVLIGHSLGGFVIQRYLEERAAPAAVLVGSVPPQGVLTLALRVWRRRPSMTMEAWGDRTLLKFLATPALAREYLFCADTPEAVVEACRQRAGAESIRAAMTDPMVRRVRTRRVTTPILVLGAVHDGFVSVGEVRATARAYRTKPEFFSMGHNMMLEPGWADVAERIDAWLAARDLAGRAR, encoded by the coding sequence ATGCTCGAGGTGATCGACAAGGGATCCAGCAGCCCGGAGCATCCGGTGCCGCTGCTCTTCGTGCACGGCGGCTGGCACGGGGCATGGTGCTGGGAGCACTTCCTGGACTTCTTCGCCGAAAGGGGCTACCGCGCGGTCGCACTGAGCCTGCGCGGGCACGGCGCCAGCCCGACGGCCAAGCCGTTGCACAAGGTTTCCATCGCCGACTACATCGACGACGTCCGCTCGGTGGCCGAGGACCTGGGTGGCGGTCCGGTGCTGATCGGCCATTCGCTGGGCGGCTTCGTGATCCAGCGCTACCTCGAAGAACGAGCCGCCCCCGCCGCTGTGCTGGTGGGTTCCGTGCCGCCGCAGGGCGTGCTCACGTTGGCGTTGCGAGTCTGGCGCCGCCGGCCGTCGATGACCATGGAAGCGTGGGGCGACCGCACCCTGCTGAAATTCCTTGCCACCCCGGCGCTGGCCCGCGAGTACCTGTTCTGCGCCGACACGCCCGAGGCCGTCGTCGAAGCCTGCAGGCAACGCGCGGGAGCCGAGAGCATCCGCGCCGCCATGACCGACCCGATGGTCCGCCGCGTCAGAACCCGGCGGGTGACCACGCCGATCCTCGTCCTGGGCGCCGTGCACGACGGCTTCGTGAGCGTCGGCGAAGTGCGCGCCACGGCGCGCGCCTACCGGACCAAGCCGGAATTCTTCTCGATGGGCCACAACATGATGCTGGAACCGGGGTGGGCCGACGTCGCCGAACGGATCGACGCGTGGCTGGCGGCGCGCGACCTGGCGGGCCGGGCGCGCTGA
- a CDS encoding [protein-PII] uridylyltransferase, whose protein sequence is MTSPPDPSGSSEAGTENISEPGDLAAARRRLLSEGRELGAAELRKAWLELHESWLAAKASQLGIAADSGFAIVGVGGLGRRELLPYSDLDLMLLHDNKSDEVLQRVADGLWYPLWDANVRLDHSVRTVSGALAVANSDMAAALGMLDARHIAGDERLSAELVAGARRQWRGAIRSRMDELVAMTYERWQRCWRIAQRAEPDLKSGRGGLRDVQLLDALGVAQLIDRHGMGHPDAPGGSLDAAYLTLLDVRTELHRVSQRGLDQLLAQFADDVSAALGVGDRFALSRMLSSVSRTIAYHAETGLRTAQNALPRRGLTALVRRPKRRPLDEGVVEYDGEVVLARDAQPETDAGLVLRVAAASANTGLPIAAGTLKRLADSVPDLPSPWPREALDDLLVVLLAGPTAVNTIESLDRTGLWGRLFPEWDAVRDLPPRDVSHKWTVDRHIVETAVNAAPLTTRVARSDLLALGALLHDIGKGRGTDHCVLGAELAIPIGNRLGLSEQDTQTLAGVVRHHLLLPIAATRSDLNDPKTIESVAEALHGDPQLLELLHALAEADSTATGPGVWSDWKASLIEDLVRRCRLVMAGEPLPQAEPVAPHYLALAADREVHVEVTFGDRERLTAVMLAPNQRGLVSKAAAVLALNSLRIHSALANIHEGVAIVEFVVSPVFGSPPDSGLLRQQFNGALAGDLDVLGTLEKRDSDTVSAGTARAGEIQAGVPVTRSTAPPRILWLDTSTVGQLLFEVRAMDRLGLLALLTRALERAGSDIVWAKVNTFGSTAADVFCVTAPAHAEHDARAAIEQNLLAVLGGPAVEVLEEPVGD, encoded by the coding sequence ATGACAAGCCCACCCGACCCGTCCGGGTCTTCTGAGGCGGGAACCGAAAACATAAGCGAGCCAGGTGATTTAGCCGCCGCACGGCGCCGGCTGCTGTCCGAGGGGCGCGAGCTGGGTGCGGCGGAGCTGCGGAAGGCCTGGCTGGAGCTCCACGAATCCTGGCTGGCGGCCAAGGCGTCCCAGCTCGGCATCGCCGCCGACAGCGGTTTCGCGATCGTCGGGGTCGGCGGCCTGGGCCGCCGCGAGCTGCTCCCGTATTCCGACCTCGACCTGATGTTGTTGCACGACAACAAGTCTGACGAGGTGCTGCAGCGGGTCGCCGACGGGCTGTGGTATCCGTTGTGGGACGCCAACGTTCGGCTCGACCACAGCGTGCGGACGGTGTCGGGCGCCCTGGCCGTCGCCAATAGCGACATGGCGGCGGCTCTGGGCATGCTGGATGCCCGCCACATCGCCGGGGACGAGCGGCTGTCGGCCGAGCTGGTCGCCGGGGCGCGGCGCCAGTGGCGCGGCGCGATCCGATCCCGCATGGACGAGCTTGTCGCGATGACATACGAACGCTGGCAACGGTGTTGGCGGATCGCCCAGCGAGCCGAGCCGGACCTGAAGTCGGGGCGCGGCGGCCTGCGCGACGTCCAACTGCTCGACGCGCTGGGCGTCGCGCAACTCATCGACCGCCACGGCATGGGTCATCCGGACGCGCCGGGGGGCTCGCTGGACGCCGCGTACCTGACGCTGCTCGACGTGCGCACCGAGCTGCACCGGGTATCCCAACGCGGACTCGATCAGCTGCTGGCGCAGTTCGCCGACGACGTCAGCGCCGCGTTGGGCGTCGGCGACCGATTCGCGTTGTCGCGCATGCTCTCCAGCGTCAGCCGCACCATCGCCTACCACGCCGAAACCGGGCTGCGGACCGCGCAGAACGCGCTGCCCCGACGCGGACTCACGGCCCTGGTCCGGCGCCCCAAGCGGCGACCGCTGGACGAGGGCGTGGTCGAGTACGACGGCGAGGTGGTGCTCGCCCGCGACGCCCAGCCCGAAACCGATGCCGGGTTGGTGCTGCGGGTCGCGGCCGCGTCGGCCAACACCGGCCTGCCCATCGCCGCCGGCACGCTCAAACGGCTGGCCGACAGCGTTCCAGACCTGCCGTCGCCGTGGCCGCGGGAGGCGCTGGATGACCTGCTGGTCGTGCTGCTGGCCGGGCCCACGGCGGTGAACACGATCGAGTCGCTGGACCGCACCGGGCTGTGGGGCCGCCTCTTCCCGGAGTGGGACGCGGTCCGCGACCTTCCACCGCGCGACGTCTCGCACAAGTGGACCGTCGACCGTCACATCGTCGAAACCGCCGTCAACGCGGCCCCGCTCACCACTCGCGTGGCGCGATCGGATCTGCTCGCGCTCGGTGCGTTGCTGCACGACATCGGCAAGGGGCGCGGCACGGACCACTGTGTGCTCGGCGCGGAATTGGCGATCCCGATCGGCAACCGGCTGGGGCTGTCCGAGCAGGACACCCAGACGCTCGCGGGCGTCGTCCGCCACCACCTGCTGCTGCCGATAGCGGCCACCCGAAGCGACCTCAACGACCCCAAGACCATCGAGTCGGTGGCCGAGGCGCTGCACGGGGACCCGCAACTGCTTGAGCTTCTGCACGCGCTGGCGGAGGCGGACTCCACGGCCACCGGGCCCGGAGTGTGGAGCGACTGGAAGGCGTCCCTGATCGAGGACCTGGTCCGCCGCTGCCGGTTGGTGATGGCCGGGGAGCCGCTCCCGCAGGCGGAACCGGTTGCGCCGCATTATCTTGCGCTGGCCGCCGACCGCGAGGTGCACGTGGAGGTCACGTTCGGCGACCGCGAGCGCCTGACCGCGGTGATGCTCGCACCGAACCAGCGGGGGCTGGTGTCGAAAGCCGCGGCCGTGCTGGCGTTGAACTCGCTGCGAATCCACTCGGCGCTGGCCAACATTCACGAGGGCGTCGCGATCGTCGAGTTCGTCGTGTCACCGGTGTTCGGTTCGCCGCCCGACTCGGGCCTTTTGCGCCAGCAATTCAACGGCGCCCTGGCCGGCGACCTCGATGTCCTCGGCACGCTGGAGAAGCGCGACAGCGACACCGTCAGCGCCGGGACCGCGCGGGCCGGCGAAATTCAGGCCGGGGTGCCCGTCACCCGGTCGACCGCCCCGCCGCGCATCCTATGGCTCGACACGTCGACCGTCGGCCAACTGCTGTTCGAAGTCCGCGCCATGGACCGCTTGGGTCTGCTCGCGCTGCTGACCCGCGCGCTGGAACGTGCGGGTTCCGACATCGTCTGGGCCAAGGTCAACACGTTCGGGTCGACGGCGGCTGACGTCTTCTGCGTGACGGCACCGGCCCACGCCGAGCACGACGCGCGAGCCGCGATCGAGCAGAACCTGCTGGCCGTGTTGGGCGGGCCCGCCGTCGAAGTGCTCGAGGAGCCCGTCGGCGACTAG
- the glnB gene encoding nitrogen regulatory protein P-II: protein MKLVTAIVKPFTLDDVKTSLEDAGVLGMTVSEIQGYGRQKGHTEVYRGAEYSVDFVPKVRIEVVVDDSIVDKVVDSIVRAARTGKIGDGKVWVTPVETIVRVRTGERGTDAI from the coding sequence ATGAAGCTAGTCACCGCAATCGTGAAGCCGTTCACCCTCGATGACGTGAAGACCAGCCTCGAGGACGCGGGCGTCCTGGGGATGACGGTCAGCGAAATCCAGGGGTACGGGCGGCAGAAGGGCCACACCGAGGTTTACCGGGGCGCTGAGTACTCGGTGGATTTCGTGCCGAAGGTGCGAATCGAGGTCGTGGTCGACGATTCCATCGTGGACAAGGTCGTGGACAGCATCGTCCGGGCGGCGCGCACCGGCAAGATCGGTGACGGCAAGGTCTGGGTCACCCCCGTGGAAACCATTGTGCGAGTGCGCACGGGTGAACGCGGAACCGATGCCATCTGA
- a CDS encoding DEAD/DEAH box helicase, with protein sequence MSVQPVDRTESSVDDSGRALRGWQRRALVKYLAGQPRDFLAVATPGSGKTTFALRVAAELLNQRAVEQITVVVPTEHLKVQWAQAAARHGIALDPRFANSNAHTSGEYHGVMVTYAQVAAHPTLHRVRTEQRKTLVVFDEIHHGGDAKTWGDAIREAFSDATRRLALTGTPFRSDDSPIPFVTYESGADGVRRSRADHTYGYAEALADGVVRPVVFLAYSGEARWRDSAGEEHAARLGEPLTAEHTARAWRTALDPAGEWMPAVIAAADQRLRQKRAHVPDAGGMIIASDRTAARAYAALLTRLTSEAPTVVLSDDPGSSARISEFAAGTSRWLVAVRMVSEGVDVPRLSVGIYATSATTPLFFAQAIGRFVRSRRSGETASIFLPSVPSLLQLASELEAQRNHVLGEPHRPADDPLDGDPATRTQTEKTETDTGFTALGADAELDQVIFDGSSFGTAAPAGSDEEADYLGIPGLLDAEQMRALLHRRQDEQLQRRAAQGAPAAVSPAPSMHGQLRELRRELNTLVSATHHRTGKPHGWIHSELRRRCGGPPIAAATREQIQARIEALRRLNAEHS encoded by the coding sequence ATGTCCGTGCAACCGGTCGATCGCACGGAGTCTTCCGTCGACGACAGCGGCCGGGCGCTGCGGGGCTGGCAGCGCCGGGCGCTGGTGAAATACCTGGCCGGCCAACCGCGCGATTTCCTGGCCGTGGCGACCCCAGGATCGGGGAAGACGACGTTCGCGTTGCGGGTGGCGGCCGAACTGCTCAACCAGCGTGCCGTCGAGCAGATCACGGTCGTGGTGCCCACCGAGCACCTCAAGGTGCAGTGGGCGCAGGCCGCGGCGCGGCACGGCATCGCCCTGGATCCGAGGTTCGCGAACTCCAACGCCCACACCTCGGGCGAGTACCACGGCGTGATGGTCACCTACGCGCAGGTCGCCGCGCATCCGACGCTGCACCGGGTGCGCACCGAGCAGCGCAAGACGTTGGTGGTCTTCGACGAGATCCATCACGGCGGTGACGCCAAGACCTGGGGTGACGCCATCCGCGAGGCGTTCAGCGACGCCACCCGCCGGCTCGCGCTGACGGGGACGCCCTTTCGCAGCGACGACAGCCCCATCCCGTTCGTGACCTACGAATCGGGCGCCGACGGGGTGCGGCGTTCGCGGGCCGACCACACCTACGGCTATGCGGAGGCGCTTGCCGACGGGGTGGTCCGGCCGGTGGTGTTCCTGGCCTATTCCGGGGAAGCGCGCTGGCGGGACAGCGCGGGCGAGGAGCACGCCGCGCGGCTGGGCGAGCCGCTGACCGCCGAGCACACGGCGCGGGCCTGGCGGACGGCACTCGACCCCGCCGGCGAATGGATGCCCGCGGTGATCGCGGCCGCCGACCAGCGGCTGCGCCAGAAGCGCGCCCACGTGCCCGACGCCGGCGGCATGATCATCGCCTCCGACCGCACCGCGGCGCGCGCCTACGCCGCCCTGCTGACGCGGCTGACCTCGGAGGCGCCGACGGTGGTGCTGTCCGACGACCCCGGATCGTCCGCTCGCATCAGCGAATTCGCCGCAGGCACCAGCCGGTGGCTGGTGGCCGTGCGCATGGTCTCCGAAGGCGTCGACGTGCCCCGGCTCTCGGTCGGCATCTACGCCACCAGTGCCACCACTCCGCTGTTCTTCGCGCAGGCCATCGGCCGGTTCGTGCGGTCGCGCCGCTCGGGCGAGACCGCGAGCATATTCCTGCCGTCGGTGCCCAGCCTGCTGCAGCTCGCCAGCGAGCTGGAGGCGCAGCGCAACCACGTGCTCGGGGAGCCGCATCGCCCGGCCGACGATCCCCTCGACGGTGATCCCGCCACCAGAACGCAGACCGAGAAAACCGAAACCGACACCGGCTTCACCGCATTGGGCGCCGACGCGGAGCTGGACCAGGTCATCTTCGACGGGTCGTCGTTCGGCACCGCCGCCCCGGCCGGAAGCGACGAGGAGGCCGACTACCTCGGCATCCCAGGTCTGCTCGATGCCGAGCAGATGCGGGCGCTGCTGCACCGCCGCCAGGACGAACAGCTGCAGCGGCGCGCCGCGCAGGGCGCGCCGGCCGCCGTGTCGCCGGCGCCGTCGATGCACGGCCAGCTGCGCGAGCTGCGCCGCGAGCTCAACACCCTGGTGTCGGCCACCCACCACCGCACCGGCAAGCCGCACGGCTGGATTCACAGCGAGCTGCGCCGTCGTTGCGGAGGACCGCCGATCGCCGCCGCGACCCGCGAGCAGATCCAGGCCCGCATCGAGGCCCTCCGGCGGCTCAACGCCGAGCACTCCTGA
- a CDS encoding ammonium transporter — MLASSALVLLMTPGLAFFYGGMVRTRSVLNMIMMSVSSMGVVTVLWVLYGYSMSFGDDRGGVVGNPTDYWGLAKLIGGNAVKADPSKGTAQVDIPLAGTMPATVFVAFQLMFAIITVALISGAVADRLKFTAWLVFAGLWATLVYFPVAHWVFAADGFASEHGGWINNKLHAIDFAGGTAVHINSGVAGLALAIVLGKRRGWPATLFRPHNLPFVMLGAGLLWFGWFGFNAGSATSSNGSAGTTFMTTTVATATAMLAWLLTERIRDGKPTTLGAASGIVAGLVAITPSCSSVNVLGALVVGAVAGVVCALAVGLKFKFGYDDSLDVVGVHMIGGLTGTLLVGLLAAPESPAINGVVGVSKGLFYGGGWAQLERQAVGAFAVLFYSGIVTLILALILKYTIGLRVGAEEESTGIDESEHAESGYDFGTIGGQGSVLPAGRTLVDDRNGREGDRVGDKVEAEQA; from the coding sequence ATGTTGGCGAGTTCTGCGCTAGTGCTGTTGATGACGCCGGGCCTTGCGTTCTTCTACGGCGGTATGGTGCGCACCAGAAGCGTGCTCAACATGATCATGATGAGCGTCAGCTCCATGGGCGTGGTGACCGTGCTCTGGGTGCTCTACGGCTACTCGATGTCCTTCGGCGACGACCGGGGCGGCGTCGTGGGGAACCCGACCGATTACTGGGGCCTGGCAAAGCTCATCGGCGGCAACGCCGTCAAGGCGGACCCGTCCAAGGGCACCGCACAGGTCGACATCCCGCTGGCCGGCACCATGCCGGCCACCGTGTTCGTGGCCTTCCAATTGATGTTCGCGATCATCACGGTCGCGCTGATCTCGGGCGCGGTGGCCGACCGGCTCAAATTCACCGCCTGGCTGGTGTTCGCCGGACTCTGGGCGACGTTGGTGTACTTCCCGGTCGCGCACTGGGTCTTCGCCGCGGACGGCTTCGCGTCCGAGCACGGCGGTTGGATCAACAACAAGCTGCACGCCATCGACTTCGCCGGCGGGACAGCGGTCCACATCAACTCCGGTGTGGCGGGCCTGGCGTTGGCGATCGTCCTGGGCAAGCGCAGGGGCTGGCCGGCAACGCTTTTCCGCCCACACAACCTGCCGTTCGTGATGCTCGGTGCCGGCCTGCTGTGGTTCGGCTGGTTCGGGTTCAACGCCGGTTCGGCGACCAGCTCCAACGGCTCCGCCGGTACCACCTTCATGACCACCACCGTCGCGACGGCCACGGCCATGCTGGCGTGGTTGCTCACCGAGCGCATCCGCGACGGCAAACCGACGACGCTGGGAGCGGCGTCGGGCATCGTCGCCGGGCTGGTCGCGATCACGCCGTCCTGCTCGTCGGTCAACGTGCTGGGTGCGCTGGTGGTCGGCGCGGTGGCCGGAGTGGTGTGCGCGCTCGCGGTCGGGCTGAAGTTCAAGTTCGGCTACGACGACTCGCTCGACGTCGTCGGGGTGCACATGATCGGTGGTCTGACGGGCACCCTGCTGGTGGGTCTGCTCGCCGCCCCCGAATCCCCGGCGATCAACGGCGTGGTCGGCGTGTCGAAGGGGTTGTTCTACGGCGGCGGCTGGGCCCAGCTGGAACGGCAGGCGGTCGGCGCGTTCGCCGTACTCTTCTACTCGGGCATCGTCACGCTAATCTTGGCCTTGATCCTGAAGTACACCATCGGGCTGCGTGTCGGGGCCGAGGAAGAATCGACGGGCATCGACGAGTCTGAGCACGCGGAGAGCGGTTACGATTTCGGAACGATCGGTGGGCAAGGATCCGTCCTGCCGGCGGGGCGGACTCTCGTGGATGACCGCAACGGCCGGGAGGGGGATCGAGTGGGCGACAAGGTGGAGGCAGAGCAGGCATGA
- the ffh gene encoding signal recognition particle protein has product MFESLSDRLTGALQGLRGKGRLTEADIEATTREIRLALLEADVSLPVVRAFVTRIKDRAKGAEVSGALNPAQQVVKIVNEELIGILGGETRQLAFAKTPPTVVMLAGLQGSGKTSLAGKLAAWLRGQGHTPLLVACDLQRPAAVNQLQVVGERAGVPVFAPHPGESPESGPGDPVAVAAAGLAEARAKHHDVVIVDTAGRLGIDEELMAQAAAIRDAVNPDEVLFVLDAMIGQDAVTTAEAFREGVGFTGVVLTKLDGDARGGAALSVREVTGVPILFASTGEKLEDFDVFHPDRMASRILGMGDVLSLIEQAEQVFDAEQAEAAAAKIGTGELTLEDFLEQMLAIRKMGPIGNLLGMLPGAGQMKDALAQVDDKQLDRLQAIIRGMTPQERADPKIINASRRLRIANGSGVSVSDVNQLVDRFFEARKMMSSMLGGMGIPGMGRKSATRKAKGAKGKKGKKGGRGPTPPKVRNPLGAGMPGMPAGFPDLSHMPEGLNELPPGLADFDLSKLKFPGKP; this is encoded by the coding sequence GTGTTTGAATCGCTGTCCGACCGGCTGACCGGTGCCCTCCAGGGACTACGCGGCAAGGGTCGACTGACCGAAGCCGACATCGAGGCCACCACCCGCGAGATCCGGCTGGCGCTGCTGGAAGCCGACGTGTCGTTGCCCGTGGTGCGCGCGTTCGTCACCCGGATCAAGGACCGCGCCAAGGGCGCCGAGGTCTCCGGTGCCCTCAACCCGGCGCAGCAGGTCGTCAAGATCGTCAACGAAGAACTCATCGGCATCCTCGGCGGCGAGACCCGCCAGCTGGCGTTCGCCAAGACGCCGCCGACCGTGGTGATGCTCGCCGGTCTGCAGGGTTCCGGTAAGACCTCGCTGGCCGGCAAGCTGGCCGCCTGGCTGCGCGGGCAGGGGCACACCCCGCTGCTGGTGGCGTGCGACCTGCAGCGCCCGGCCGCGGTCAACCAGCTGCAGGTCGTCGGTGAGCGTGCCGGGGTGCCGGTGTTCGCGCCGCATCCCGGCGAGTCCCCCGAGTCGGGGCCCGGCGACCCGGTCGCGGTCGCGGCCGCCGGTCTCGCCGAGGCCCGGGCCAAGCACCATGACGTCGTCATCGTCGACACCGCCGGCCGGCTGGGCATCGACGAGGAACTGATGGCCCAGGCCGCGGCCATCCGTGACGCCGTCAATCCCGACGAAGTTTTGTTCGTGCTGGACGCGATGATCGGTCAGGACGCCGTGACCACCGCGGAGGCATTCCGCGAGGGCGTCGGTTTCACCGGGGTGGTGCTGACCAAGCTCGACGGTGACGCCCGCGGTGGCGCCGCGTTGTCGGTGCGCGAGGTGACCGGCGTCCCAATCCTTTTCGCCTCCACCGGCGAGAAGCTGGAGGACTTCGACGTCTTCCACCCCGACCGGATGGCCAGCCGCATCCTGGGCATGGGCGACGTGCTGAGCCTGATCGAACAGGCCGAGCAGGTCTTCGACGCCGAGCAGGCCGAAGCCGCCGCCGCCAAGATCGGCACCGGCGAGCTGACGCTGGAGGACTTCCTGGAGCAGATGCTCGCCATCCGCAAGATGGGTCCGATCGGCAACCTGCTGGGCATGCTGCCCGGGGCCGGGCAGATGAAGGATGCGCTCGCCCAGGTCGACGACAAGCAACTCGATCGCCTGCAGGCCATCATCCGCGGCATGACGCCGCAGGAGCGGGCCGACCCGAAGATCATCAACGCGTCGCGGCGGCTGCGCATCGCCAACGGGTCGGGCGTCTCGGTGTCCGACGTCAACCAGCTGGTCGACCGCTTCTTCGAGGCCCGCAAGATGATGTCGTCGATGCTCGGCGGCATGGGCATCCCCGGCATGGGGCGCAAGTCGGCGACCCGAAAAGCCAAGGGCGCAAAGGGCAAGAAGGGTAAGAAAGGCGGGCGGGGGCCGACGCCGCCCAAGGTTCGCAACCCGCTCGGCGCCGGGATGCCTGGCATGCCGGCGGGTTTCCCCGACCTCTCGCACATGCCCGAGGGCCTCAACGAGCTGCCGCCCGGGCTGGCGGACTTCGACCTGTCCAAACTCAAGTTCCCAGGCAAGCCGTGA